A genomic window from Luteolibacter sp. LG18 includes:
- a CDS encoding LamG-like jellyroll fold domain-containing protein, whose product MNRETMEWIDALLEGSLAPEHFAELQRRMREDPVAMEHYCIQAEIHGRLEWELRDAAREADVPATKVTRFPAWVRKLPAAAALVALGAGMGILFKPAKQIIQVVEKERAGGSGAFVARITQASDAKWKSGQPLVGEWISTGIMELTEGSAQITFDSGASVRLQAPARLDVSSPNRARLELGKSIVDIPDQAGGFVIETPTGELRHRGSRFGVAVEEDGHAEVHVLAGEVELNPKRGVRDSLKIAKSKSVRLADSGVLNEAPRYEPGDFGKVARTDSALMPTTYLHWSFDAMNNADGTFDETGVRPEGQAPFVARMVELKDVTHPSLVPGKFGNAVKLDGFATVIGTGFPGYAGNQARSVTFWVMVPPGTPDTFCYSMLSWGPSTPGMGRKWQVAWNNGTDNNGTKGAIRVEVQGGASIGSTDLRDGKWHHVAVVFPGGPHSSTNDIRYYIDGRLDPSTYVKTREVDTQIDGPNAFPLTIGHRVDNESSYSFRGSIDELYVFPVALLPETIEDLYQRNAPPGLR is encoded by the coding sequence ATGAACCGCGAGACGATGGAATGGATCGATGCCTTGTTGGAAGGCTCGCTCGCGCCCGAGCATTTCGCGGAACTCCAGCGGCGCATGCGGGAGGACCCGGTCGCCATGGAGCACTACTGCATCCAGGCCGAGATCCACGGTCGCCTGGAATGGGAGCTTCGCGATGCTGCCCGTGAGGCGGATGTGCCCGCGACGAAGGTCACGCGCTTCCCCGCGTGGGTGCGGAAACTTCCCGCCGCCGCGGCCCTGGTGGCCTTGGGCGCGGGAATGGGCATCCTTTTCAAGCCCGCGAAACAGATCATCCAGGTGGTGGAAAAGGAGCGGGCCGGTGGCTCCGGCGCGTTCGTCGCCCGCATCACCCAAGCCAGCGACGCGAAGTGGAAGAGCGGCCAGCCCCTTGTGGGTGAATGGATCTCCACCGGCATCATGGAACTCACCGAGGGCTCCGCGCAGATCACCTTCGATTCCGGCGCCAGCGTGCGGCTCCAGGCTCCCGCCCGCCTCGATGTGTCCTCGCCGAACCGTGCCCGCCTCGAACTCGGGAAATCGATCGTCGACATCCCCGATCAAGCCGGCGGCTTCGTGATCGAAACCCCCACAGGTGAACTCCGCCACCGCGGCTCGCGTTTCGGCGTGGCGGTGGAGGAGGACGGCCATGCCGAGGTCCACGTGCTCGCCGGGGAGGTGGAGCTCAATCCCAAGCGCGGCGTCCGGGATTCGCTCAAGATCGCCAAGTCGAAGTCCGTTCGCCTCGCCGACTCCGGGGTTCTCAATGAAGCGCCCCGCTATGAGCCTGGCGACTTCGGCAAGGTGGCGCGCACCGACAGCGCGCTGATGCCGACGACCTACCTGCACTGGAGCTTCGACGCGATGAACAATGCCGATGGCACCTTCGATGAGACCGGCGTGCGGCCGGAGGGCCAGGCGCCTTTCGTGGCGCGGATGGTGGAGTTGAAGGACGTCACCCATCCCTCGCTGGTGCCGGGGAAATTCGGCAACGCGGTGAAGCTCGATGGCTTCGCCACCGTGATCGGCACCGGCTTTCCCGGCTATGCCGGAAACCAGGCCCGCTCGGTGACCTTCTGGGTGATGGTCCCGCCTGGCACCCCGGATACCTTCTGTTATTCGATGCTGTCGTGGGGGCCTTCCACGCCGGGCATGGGACGGAAGTGGCAGGTCGCCTGGAACAACGGCACCGACAACAACGGCACCAAGGGCGCGATCCGCGTGGAGGTGCAGGGCGGGGCCAGCATCGGATCGACCGACCTGCGCGATGGTAAGTGGCACCATGTGGCGGTGGTCTTTCCTGGCGGCCCCCACAGCAGCACCAACGACATCCGCTACTACATCGACGGCCGCCTGGATCCCTCCACCTACGTCAAAACGCGGGAGGTGGACACCCAGATCGATGGGCCGAATGCCTTCCCTCTCACCATCGGCCATCGGGTCGACAACGAATCCAGCTACTCGTTCCGCGGCAGCATCGACGAGCTGTATGTCTTCCCGGTCGCGCTGCTGCCGGAGACCATCGAGGATCTCTATCAGCGCAACGCACCGCCCGGGCTGCGTTGA
- a CDS encoding DUF1552 domain-containing protein, with product MTPRRRFLQGLAATCALPYLPSAQAATTAAAASPLRMGFVYIPNGVNLDLWRPAAGSQLSPTLQPLAALREHFSVFRGLDQHKAAANGDGAGDHARANATFLTGCQARKTAGSDIRLGISVDQLAANEIGHLTRLPSLELSTDPPRAAGECDSGYSCAYQFNLSWRSENIPAPAERDPRMVFEKLFGSGDEKQDARRRVYEKSVLDFVLEDAKRLQGRLDHEDRGKMDQYFSSVRDVETRISRAEQFRKEVPEDKRPNGVPEIYRDHIRLMYELMALAFQTDSTRIASFLLAHDGSNRTFPEIGIPDAHHGLSHHRGDPETLRRIGEIDRYYVEQFAWFLEKMKSIPDGDGTLLDHSMIVYGGGIADGNRHNHDDLPVLLAGHAKGTLKQGRVIEAPKGTPMTNLYLSMLDRMGVKAARLGDSQGELSGI from the coding sequence ATGACACCCCGCCGCCGCTTCCTGCAAGGACTCGCCGCCACCTGCGCGCTGCCCTACTTGCCGTCCGCGCAGGCCGCGACGACCGCGGCCGCCGCATCCCCGCTGCGGATGGGATTCGTTTACATTCCAAACGGGGTGAACCTCGACCTGTGGCGACCGGCGGCCGGCAGCCAGCTTTCCCCCACCCTCCAACCGCTGGCCGCGCTGCGCGAGCACTTCTCGGTCTTCCGTGGGCTGGACCAGCACAAGGCCGCCGCGAACGGCGATGGCGCGGGCGACCACGCGCGGGCAAACGCGACTTTCCTGACCGGTTGCCAAGCGCGCAAGACCGCCGGCTCCGACATCCGGCTCGGCATTTCCGTGGACCAACTCGCCGCGAACGAGATCGGCCACCTCACGCGGCTGCCTTCGCTCGAACTTTCCACCGATCCGCCGCGCGCCGCGGGCGAGTGCGACTCCGGCTATTCCTGCGCGTATCAGTTCAACCTCTCGTGGCGCAGCGAGAACATCCCCGCCCCGGCGGAACGTGATCCGCGGATGGTGTTCGAAAAGCTCTTCGGCTCCGGCGATGAGAAGCAGGACGCGCGCCGCCGCGTCTACGAGAAGAGCGTGCTCGATTTCGTGCTGGAGGATGCCAAGCGCCTGCAAGGCCGCCTCGACCACGAGGACCGCGGCAAGATGGACCAGTACTTCAGTTCGGTGCGGGACGTGGAAACGCGCATCTCGCGCGCCGAGCAATTCCGCAAGGAAGTGCCGGAGGACAAGCGCCCGAACGGCGTGCCGGAAATCTACCGCGACCACATCCGGCTGATGTACGAGTTGATGGCGCTGGCCTTCCAGACGGACAGCACGCGCATCGCTTCCTTCCTACTGGCGCACGATGGCTCGAACCGGACCTTCCCCGAGATCGGCATCCCCGACGCGCACCACGGTCTTTCCCATCATCGAGGCGATCCAGAGACGCTGCGCCGCATCGGCGAGATCGACCGCTATTACGTCGAGCAGTTCGCGTGGTTCCTGGAGAAGATGAAATCGATCCCGGACGGCGATGGCACGCTCCTCGACCACTCGATGATCGTCTACGGCGGCGGCATCGCCGATGGCAACCGCCACAACCACGATGACCTGCCGGTGCTGCTGGCCGGGCACGCCAAGGGCACCCTCAAGCAAGGCCGAGTGATCGAAGCCCCGAAGGGCACGCCGATGACGAACCTGTATCTCTCGATGCTGGACCGGATGGGCGTGAAGGCCGCGCGGCTCGGTGACTCGCAGGGAGAGCTTTCCGGGATCTGA
- a CDS encoding DUF1592 domain-containing protein, producing MDRRISGSILSLGLGLAGGWLAWPVTRASGEPVASVPAAKPAVDQTARYKKEIEPLLVTYCYDCHGDGSHKGELAIDSFKDIAAMQGNREVWKRIREHIGYKLMPPADEDQPDDKERKQLLSWIDDAVFPVDPARPDPGRIPLRRLNREEYRNTIQDLLGVEVAVENVLPPDDSGYGFDNIGDVLTLSPVHIERYLAAARQALDKAVHPDPMPRPERKIAGATMDGPGLRSEDGHYLWKAGEATCHPYFTAGRYKLKVVAAGTWGGNDPPKMELRLDGNLVSTWDVKNPMDSPKWYTAEVKIEAKGEHRIGVTFPNDFWDESIKDPARRDRNLMVNRVEIEGPLDGPLPPKPETHRAIYGERRSGEDDKAYALGVLSKFARHAFRRSPHPGEVERYLRFVDVAGSQGQGIEHGIRLALEAMLVSPSFLFREEPVQGGGRADKIVQLGEHALASRLSYFLWSSMPDDRLLDLADAGQLRKHLDEEITRMIGSPKSERFISNFGGQWLQLRNLASASPDEKRFPNYNRAIGRDMRKETELFLSDTLHSNQPITTLLDADYSFLNGNLARFYGIPGVDGKEFRKVSLAGTPRRGLMGQGAVLIVTSYPTRTSPVLRGKYVLQNLLDLTPPPPPPNIPQLGGNHGQNLTLREQMEIHRKDPSCANCHALMDPIGFAYEQYDAVGSFRNDDRGNPINTAGKLSDGTAFTTVDELRALILTKHGGEFQRALASKLLTYALGRGTDWYDRPAIDAITAKAAKDNGRFQTFIRAVIDSVPFQYRRSS from the coding sequence ATGGATCGGCGGATCAGCGGCAGCATTCTTTCCCTCGGACTCGGCCTGGCAGGCGGTTGGCTTGCCTGGCCGGTCACGCGTGCGTCCGGGGAACCGGTTGCCTCGGTTCCAGCGGCCAAACCGGCGGTCGACCAGACGGCGCGCTACAAGAAGGAGATCGAGCCGCTGCTGGTGACGTATTGCTACGATTGCCACGGCGACGGCTCCCACAAGGGCGAGCTGGCGATCGATTCCTTCAAGGACATCGCCGCGATGCAGGGCAACCGCGAGGTCTGGAAACGGATCCGCGAGCACATCGGCTACAAGCTGATGCCGCCGGCGGACGAGGACCAACCGGACGACAAGGAGCGGAAGCAGTTGCTCTCGTGGATCGACGACGCGGTGTTCCCGGTCGACCCCGCCCGCCCCGATCCCGGCCGCATCCCGCTGCGCCGCCTGAACCGGGAGGAATACCGGAACACGATCCAGGACCTGCTGGGCGTGGAGGTGGCGGTGGAAAACGTGCTGCCGCCGGATGACTCCGGCTACGGCTTCGACAACATCGGCGACGTGCTGACGCTCTCGCCAGTGCACATCGAGCGCTACCTGGCCGCGGCGCGGCAGGCGCTCGACAAGGCGGTGCATCCCGATCCGATGCCGCGGCCCGAGCGCAAGATCGCGGGGGCGACGATGGACGGACCCGGCCTGCGCTCCGAGGACGGGCACTACCTCTGGAAAGCCGGGGAGGCGACCTGCCATCCCTACTTCACCGCCGGCCGCTACAAGCTGAAGGTGGTCGCCGCGGGCACCTGGGGCGGCAACGATCCGCCGAAGATGGAGCTGCGGCTGGATGGCAACCTGGTGTCCACCTGGGACGTGAAGAACCCGATGGATTCGCCGAAGTGGTACACCGCCGAAGTGAAGATCGAGGCGAAAGGCGAGCACCGCATCGGCGTGACCTTCCCGAACGATTTCTGGGACGAATCAATCAAGGACCCGGCACGGCGCGACCGGAACCTGATGGTGAACCGGGTGGAGATCGAGGGCCCGCTGGACGGACCGCTGCCACCGAAGCCGGAGACCCACCGCGCGATCTACGGGGAACGCCGTAGCGGCGAGGATGACAAGGCCTACGCGCTGGGCGTGCTCTCGAAGTTCGCCCGCCACGCCTTCCGCCGCTCGCCCCATCCGGGCGAGGTCGAGCGTTACCTCCGCTTCGTCGATGTAGCGGGCTCGCAGGGCCAGGGCATCGAGCACGGCATCCGGCTGGCACTGGAGGCGATGCTGGTGTCGCCCTCGTTCCTGTTCCGCGAGGAGCCGGTGCAGGGCGGCGGACGGGCGGACAAGATCGTCCAGCTCGGCGAGCACGCGCTGGCCTCCCGGCTCTCGTATTTCCTGTGGAGCAGCATGCCGGACGACCGCCTGCTGGATCTCGCGGACGCCGGCCAGCTCCGCAAGCACCTCGACGAGGAGATCACGCGGATGATCGGGTCACCGAAATCCGAACGCTTCATTTCGAACTTCGGCGGCCAGTGGCTTCAGCTCCGCAACCTCGCGTCCGCATCGCCGGACGAGAAGCGCTTCCCCAACTACAACCGCGCGATCGGACGGGACATGCGGAAGGAAACCGAGCTTTTCCTCTCCGACACCCTCCACTCCAACCAGCCGATCACCACGCTGCTGGACGCGGACTACTCCTTCCTCAATGGCAACCTGGCGCGCTTCTACGGCATCCCCGGAGTGGACGGAAAGGAATTCCGCAAGGTCTCGCTGGCGGGCACGCCGCGGCGCGGCCTGATGGGCCAAGGCGCGGTGTTGATCGTGACCTCCTACCCCACCCGCACCTCGCCGGTGCTGCGCGGCAAGTATGTGCTCCAGAACCTGCTGGACCTCACTCCGCCACCCCCGCCACCGAACATCCCGCAACTCGGCGGCAACCACGGCCAGAACCTCACGCTGCGCGAGCAGATGGAGATCCACCGCAAGGATCCCTCGTGCGCGAACTGCCACGCGCTGATGGACCCGATCGGCTTCGCCTACGAGCAATACGATGCCGTCGGATCCTTCCGCAACGACGACCGCGGCAACCCGATCAACACCGCGGGCAAGCTCTCCGACGGCACGGCTTTCACCACCGTCGACGAACTCCGCGCGCTGATCCTCACCAAGCACGGCGGGGAGTTCCAGCGCGCGCTGGCGTCGAAGCTGCTCACCTACGCGCTGGGCCGCGGCACCGATTGGTACGACCGCCCGGCGATCGACGCGATCACCGCGAAAGCCGCGAAGGACAACGGTCGCTTCCAGACTTTCATCCGCGCCGTGATCGACTCCGTGCCCTTCCAATACCGCCGGTCTTCCTGA
- a CDS encoding alpha/beta hydrolase, which translates to MPLYLRPLLLAWPFAAGVLHAAPEVPLWKGTPPGELPAVQQGAAPTGKMNDDERMTDVAAPTLTWFHPEKPDGRALIVCPGGGYKILAIHKEGDKVAERFAKEGITVAVLHYRVPAANTDAADAGPRQDLAEALRQVRAEMKAKGFNGKTGVLGFSAGGHLVLESAYGPMPAGAERPDFVVAIYPAYLTDKEGKLKPEFAPTKDSPPAAFFHAADDKYPADGSAQLWRKLTEAGVKAELHVYASGGHGFGISEPNPDKPSSLWPDAAAAWLKGMRK; encoded by the coding sequence ATGCCTCTTTACCTCCGTCCTTTGCTCCTGGCCTGGCCGTTCGCGGCTGGAGTTCTCCACGCCGCTCCCGAAGTGCCCTTGTGGAAAGGCACGCCGCCCGGCGAGCTGCCCGCGGTCCAACAGGGAGCCGCGCCGACCGGGAAGATGAACGATGACGAGCGGATGACCGACGTGGCGGCGCCGACGCTGACGTGGTTCCATCCCGAAAAGCCCGACGGCCGCGCGCTGATCGTGTGCCCCGGCGGTGGCTACAAGATCCTCGCGATCCACAAGGAGGGCGACAAGGTGGCCGAGCGTTTCGCCAAGGAAGGCATCACCGTGGCGGTGCTGCACTACCGCGTGCCTGCCGCCAACACCGATGCCGCCGACGCGGGCCCGCGCCAGGATCTGGCCGAGGCACTGCGCCAGGTGCGCGCGGAGATGAAGGCGAAGGGGTTCAACGGCAAAACCGGCGTGCTCGGATTTTCCGCCGGCGGCCACCTCGTGCTGGAGTCGGCCTACGGACCGATGCCCGCCGGGGCGGAGCGCCCGGATTTCGTGGTGGCGATCTACCCGGCCTATCTGACCGACAAGGAAGGGAAGCTGAAGCCGGAGTTCGCGCCGACCAAGGACTCGCCGCCCGCCGCCTTCTTCCACGCCGCGGATGACAAGTATCCGGCGGACGGCAGCGCCCAGCTTTGGCGAAAACTGACTGAAGCCGGGGTGAAAGCCGAGCTGCACGTCTATGCCTCCGGCGGCCATGGTTTCGGCATTTCCGAGCCCAATCCCGACAAGCCGAGCTCGCTGTGGCCGGATGCCGCGGCCGCCTGGTTAAAGGGAATGCGCAAGTAG
- a CDS encoding glutaredoxin family protein, which produces MSSELPILYVKIGCPWCDDVIEYLDKKKIEVETIVVSGNREAMQEMVDLSGQSKAPTMDWHGEVLADFGVDELVPFLRKRGVV; this is translated from the coding sequence ATGTCCTCCGAACTTCCCATCCTCTACGTCAAGATCGGCTGTCCGTGGTGCGACGACGTGATCGAATACCTCGACAAGAAGAAGATCGAGGTCGAGACGATCGTCGTGAGCGGCAACCGCGAGGCGATGCAGGAGATGGTGGATCTCTCCGGCCAGTCGAAGGCGCCGACGATGGACTGGCACGGCGAGGTGCTGGCTGATTTCGGCGTGGACGAGCTGGTGCCGTTCCTCCGGAAGCGCGGGGTGGTGTGA
- the tyrS gene encoding tyrosine--tRNA ligase translates to MSLPAAEQLRLLTAGTAKVLSEKELADKLALARPLRVKLGVDPTAPDIHFGHTVALEKLRQFQELGHQAVLLIGDFTATIGDPSGRSVTRPPLTRDEVLANAETYTTQAFKILDPEKTEVVYNGDWFRKMTFEEVLKLNSRVTLQQMLQREDFRTRLDSAQEVRLHELQYPIMQGWDSVEIRADVEIGGTDQLFNILVGRDLQKEEGQPQQVVMVVPLLEGLDGVKKMSKSYGNYVGVNDAPQEMFGKLMSVSDTLMARYYQLLLGETLSPDVHPMEAKKALAEKLTSRYHGAEAGTAARADWDTRFSKKDLAAADLPELALADLPAEATVLVLSAHCFKAAFDTEKSNGELRKQFITTGSVQLNGEKLTDPSAAVSVQAGDVLKLSKKHAVRFI, encoded by the coding sequence ATGTCGCTCCCGGCCGCCGAACAACTCCGCCTGCTCACCGCCGGCACCGCCAAGGTGCTCTCGGAAAAGGAACTCGCCGACAAACTCGCGCTCGCCCGCCCGCTGCGCGTGAAGCTGGGCGTGGACCCGACCGCGCCGGACATCCACTTCGGCCACACCGTGGCGCTCGAGAAACTCCGCCAGTTCCAGGAACTCGGCCACCAGGCGGTGCTGCTGATCGGAGACTTCACCGCCACCATCGGCGACCCGTCCGGCCGCTCGGTGACCCGCCCGCCGCTCACCCGCGACGAGGTGCTGGCGAACGCCGAGACCTACACCACCCAGGCGTTCAAGATCCTCGATCCCGAGAAAACCGAGGTCGTCTACAATGGCGACTGGTTCCGGAAAATGACCTTTGAAGAGGTCCTGAAGCTCAACTCCCGCGTGACGCTCCAGCAGATGCTCCAGCGCGAGGACTTCCGCACCCGCCTCGACTCCGCCCAGGAAGTGCGCCTGCACGAGCTCCAGTACCCGATCATGCAGGGCTGGGATTCGGTGGAGATCCGCGCCGACGTCGAGATCGGCGGCACCGACCAGCTTTTCAACATCCTCGTGGGCCGGGACCTGCAGAAGGAGGAAGGCCAGCCGCAGCAGGTGGTGATGGTCGTGCCGCTGCTGGAGGGCCTCGACGGCGTGAAAAAGATGTCGAAGTCCTACGGCAACTACGTCGGTGTGAACGACGCGCCGCAGGAGATGTTCGGCAAGCTGATGAGCGTGTCCGACACCCTGATGGCGCGCTACTACCAGCTCCTGCTGGGGGAAACCCTTTCCCCGGACGTCCATCCGATGGAGGCGAAGAAGGCCCTTGCGGAGAAACTCACCTCACGCTACCACGGCGCGGAGGCGGGCACCGCCGCCCGCGCGGACTGGGATACCCGCTTCTCGAAGAAGGACCTGGCCGCGGCCGACCTGCCGGAGCTGGCCCTCGCCGATCTCCCGGCGGAAGCGACCGTACTGGTGCTCTCCGCCCACTGTTTCAAGGCCGCCTTCGACACCGAGAAGTCCAACGGCGAGCTGCGCAAGCAGTTCATCACCACCGGCTCGGTGCAGCTCAATGGCGAGAAGTTGACGGACCCCTCCGCCGCCGTATCGGTGCAGGCGGGCGACGTGCTGAAGCTCTCGAAGAAGCACGCGGTCCGCTTCATCTAA